A genomic window from Paenibacillus sp. FSL K6-0276 includes:
- the uvsE gene encoding UV DNA damage repair endonuclease UvsE — MIVRFGYVAMSTVIKDCSPSKTMTMTSFKKLDDREAALRRLENISRMNLHNTLRLMKHNIASDILVYRLTSKLIPLATHPDLQDWNPFASLAEEFAEVGQYVKKNGMRVSFHPDHFTVLSTPRPEVLVSSIRDLQNHTDMLDAMGLPAMAKNNIHIGGAYGDKLVAAKRFEKHFRELPVALQERITLENDDKTFTAPETLAVCQSVGLPMVLDIHHQWVNNEGELPWELWPDIQQTWRSALAQKDVPSGELLPPKIHVSSPRSPSDPRSHADGVEPAPLLAFLKRIAADTPAIDVMIEAKLKDGALFGLMEAMKELAEAGNGISVLNGASVIIEP; from the coding sequence ATGATTGTCCGCTTTGGATATGTAGCGATGTCCACCGTTATTAAAGACTGCTCCCCATCCAAGACCATGACGATGACCTCCTTCAAGAAGTTGGATGACCGTGAAGCGGCACTTCGGCGTCTGGAGAACATCTCTCGGATGAATCTGCATAATACGCTGCGACTGATGAAGCATAATATTGCTTCGGACATCTTGGTGTATCGTCTCACCTCCAAGTTGATTCCTCTAGCAACGCATCCTGATTTGCAGGACTGGAATCCGTTTGCCTCGCTCGCTGAGGAATTCGCGGAGGTGGGGCAATATGTGAAGAAGAATGGGATGCGGGTGTCCTTTCATCCAGATCACTTTACAGTGCTTAGTACACCCCGTCCTGAGGTGCTGGTGAGTTCTATACGGGATTTACAGAACCACACGGACATGCTGGATGCCATGGGACTTCCTGCAATGGCGAAGAACAATATTCATATTGGCGGAGCCTACGGGGACAAGCTGGTGGCAGCGAAGCGGTTCGAGAAGCATTTCCGCGAGTTGCCAGTAGCGCTGCAAGAGCGTATTACGCTGGAGAATGATGATAAGACCTTTACAGCCCCTGAGACACTAGCGGTCTGCCAGAGTGTAGGACTGCCGATGGTGCTGGATATTCACCACCAATGGGTGAATAATGAAGGAGAGCTCCCTTGGGAGCTGTGGCCTGATATTCAGCAGACATGGCGAAGCGCGCTTGCGCAGAAGGACGTCCCTTCGGGAGAACTTTTGCCACCTAAGATTCATGTATCCAGTCCGCGCAGTCCGTCTGATCCTCGCAGTCATGCAGATGGCGTGGAGCCTGCGCCGTTACTAGCCTTTTTAAAGCGTATTGCTGCAGATACCCCTGCTATCGATGTTATGATTGAGGCTAAACTAAAAGATGGTGCATTGTTTGGGTTGATGGAGGCTATGAAGGAGCTGGCTGAAGCTGGTAACGGAATCTCCGTATTAAATGGGGCAAGTGTGATTATCGAACCATAA
- a CDS encoding acyl-CoA dehydratase activase-related protein, protein MLRIGLDIGSTTAKLVVIERNTIVYQDYVRHYSDIKKAALSLLSDVQIRFPERGATLTVSGSSGLPLSKLGGVPFVQEVIACTKAIGELIPECDTAIELGGEDAKIIYLRGGIEQRMNTACAGGTGAFIDQMASLLQTDPAGLNALVEKHERIYPIASRCGVFAKSDVQPLLNEGARREDVAASIFQSIVNQTISGLACGRPIRGRVAFLGGPLTFLPALRQRFAETLELAQSEILFPERSQYFVAIGSALTEADSTVLPLSGWLARIAAVDFTADRAEDAKLPPLFDNTDELASFRLRHGKASAARSDLAIYRGPCYLGIDAGSTTTKLVLTGSADEILYTFYGSNKGNPLYSVSEALKEMYRVLPEGCHIAGSYVTGYGEGLIKAALWTDGGEVETVAHYKAASKFMPGVDFILDIGGQDMKCIKIRGGAIDSLMLNEACSAGCGSFLESFASALGLGIEEFAKSALEATKPVNLGSRCTVFMNSKVKQVQKEGASLADLSAGLAYSVIKNALQKVIKIRNPEDLGRNIIVQGGTFYNEAVLRAFERLTGRIVVRPDIAGVMGAYGCALIAREQAEVNGISTLLGPKELANFKYEVSSGRCGRCGNNCALTISRFPDKSFYVTGNRCERGAGGRREKNVLPNLMQYKYERFFDYESLPEAHVGRGTVGIPRTMNMFENYPFWHTFFTKLGYRVILSPKSSKKLYEIGMDTIPSESICYPAKMAHGHVQSLIGKGVDFIFYPAVVYEKKEDEAADNHFNCPVVASYPEVIRNNMDGLKENGITLVSPFLTFDDRSALTKGLVKTFTGIPREEIAFAVLAGLAEADRAKSDVRTKGEETLAYLASTGNKGILLCGHPYHADPEINHGIADMITGMGLAVLTEDSVCHLDRSEGGVAVVNQWTYHARMYRAARLAAVRTDLELVQLTSFGCGIDAITCDAVQDIMERHNKVYTLIKIDEISNLGAARIRLRSLLAAMREREKGKVQPQKSPKVQVNVAFTKEMKETYTILAPQMSPIHFELFEQVFRDAGYRLKILETTGPKETEEGLRFVNNDACYPAIVTIGQILSALKSGDYDPNRTAVIMSQTGGGCRATNYISLLRKALKDSNLEQIPVISLNASGMENQPGFRISLKLANRLIAAACYGDLMMRMLNHFRPYEVVPGSAEVLFRKGMERSKASLSTFSFREYKHLIREIVAEFCKLPVTGITKPRVGIVGEILIKFHPDANNRIIERIEAEGGEAVMPDFLDFIFYCVYNPIYKAEQFGKSKRLGYINPMLISYLEIYRKPIKLALEDAGLAKGRENIYGLAEKASRLVSVGNQMGEGWFLTAEMMDLLDNGVNNIACIQPFACLPNHITGRGMIKGLKELYPGANIVAIDYDAGVSVVNQANRIKLMMSIASSQEGNALSDLEHSVKPLQQTILEGSFSLT, encoded by the coding sequence ATGCTGCGTATTGGCCTTGATATCGGATCAACTACTGCGAAATTGGTTGTCATAGAGCGTAACACTATTGTTTATCAGGACTATGTAAGACATTATAGCGATATAAAAAAAGCAGCCCTCTCTCTTCTATCTGACGTACAGATCAGATTTCCAGAGAGAGGCGCGACCCTTACTGTAAGCGGTTCCTCAGGCTTACCTTTATCCAAACTGGGAGGCGTACCGTTCGTTCAGGAGGTGATCGCCTGTACAAAGGCGATTGGCGAGCTGATCCCGGAATGCGATACGGCCATTGAATTGGGTGGAGAGGATGCCAAGATTATTTATCTTCGAGGCGGCATTGAACAGCGTATGAATACAGCCTGCGCGGGCGGAACGGGAGCATTCATCGATCAGATGGCATCGCTGCTACAGACCGACCCAGCGGGCTTAAACGCGTTGGTGGAGAAGCATGAGCGAATCTATCCCATAGCTTCACGCTGCGGTGTATTCGCCAAAAGCGATGTGCAGCCGCTACTGAACGAAGGGGCTCGCCGGGAGGATGTGGCAGCCTCTATCTTTCAGAGTATCGTCAATCAGACGATCAGCGGTCTCGCCTGCGGCCGTCCGATTCGTGGACGGGTGGCTTTCCTTGGCGGTCCGCTAACCTTCCTGCCAGCCCTACGTCAGCGTTTTGCGGAGACGCTTGAACTTGCGCAGTCGGAAATACTGTTCCCTGAGCGGTCGCAGTATTTCGTAGCGATTGGCTCTGCACTTACTGAAGCGGATTCTACTGTTTTGCCGCTTTCAGGTTGGCTAGCGCGAATAGCGGCCGTGGATTTTACAGCGGATCGGGCCGAGGATGCTAAATTACCGCCGCTTTTTGATAACACCGATGAACTTGCTTCGTTCCGTCTTCGTCATGGTAAAGCCTCTGCTGCCAGATCAGACTTGGCTATTTATCGCGGCCCTTGCTATTTAGGGATCGATGCTGGTTCAACGACAACCAAACTCGTATTGACTGGTTCTGCTGATGAAATTCTATATACCTTTTATGGCAGCAACAAGGGTAACCCATTGTATTCTGTCAGTGAGGCGCTGAAGGAAATGTATCGGGTTCTGCCTGAAGGATGTCATATTGCAGGTTCTTATGTGACAGGTTATGGTGAGGGACTAATCAAAGCCGCTTTGTGGACCGATGGAGGTGAAGTGGAGACAGTTGCTCATTACAAGGCCGCTTCTAAGTTCATGCCGGGGGTAGACTTTATTCTGGATATTGGTGGACAGGACATGAAATGCATCAAAATCCGTGGTGGCGCTATCGACAGTCTGATGCTCAATGAAGCCTGTTCGGCAGGTTGCGGCTCTTTTCTGGAGAGCTTTGCCTCTGCGCTCGGGCTGGGTATCGAGGAGTTTGCCAAGTCAGCGCTTGAAGCGACCAAACCGGTTAATTTGGGTTCGCGATGTACGGTATTCATGAACTCAAAAGTGAAGCAGGTTCAGAAGGAAGGCGCGTCGCTGGCCGATCTTTCGGCAGGTCTTGCCTATTCTGTGATTAAGAATGCTCTGCAAAAAGTAATTAAAATTCGCAATCCTGAGGACCTGGGGCGAAATATTATTGTTCAGGGCGGCACCTTCTATAATGAAGCCGTACTGCGCGCCTTTGAGCGCCTGACGGGGAGAATAGTAGTCAGACCGGATATTGCTGGAGTTATGGGAGCGTACGGTTGTGCACTGATTGCTCGTGAGCAAGCGGAGGTTAACGGGATCAGTACGCTACTTGGACCGAAGGAACTAGCCAACTTTAAGTACGAGGTATCCTCAGGTCGCTGTGGTCGCTGTGGAAATAACTGTGCGCTAACGATCAGTCGGTTCCCGGATAAGAGCTTCTACGTTACAGGCAATCGCTGTGAACGTGGTGCAGGAGGCAGGAGAGAGAAGAATGTACTGCCGAATTTGATGCAGTATAAGTATGAACGTTTTTTCGACTATGAGTCTTTACCGGAGGCCCACGTAGGAAGGGGCACCGTCGGTATTCCACGTACGATGAATATGTTCGAGAATTACCCGTTTTGGCACACTTTTTTCACCAAACTTGGCTATCGGGTTATTCTTTCTCCTAAATCAAGCAAGAAGTTGTACGAAATTGGGATGGATACGATTCCTTCAGAATCGATATGTTATCCTGCGAAGATGGCGCACGGACATGTGCAGAGCTTGATTGGTAAAGGTGTCGATTTTATTTTCTATCCTGCGGTGGTGTATGAGAAGAAAGAAGATGAAGCAGCGGATAATCATTTCAATTGTCCGGTGGTCGCATCTTATCCTGAAGTCATTCGCAATAACATGGATGGGTTAAAGGAGAATGGAATTACGCTTGTCAGCCCGTTTCTGACCTTCGACGATAGATCTGCGCTAACCAAGGGACTCGTGAAGACATTTACTGGGATTCCGAGAGAAGAGATTGCGTTTGCTGTGCTGGCAGGACTTGCAGAAGCTGATCGCGCCAAAAGTGATGTGCGTACTAAAGGTGAAGAGACGCTTGCGTATCTTGCCAGCACTGGGAACAAGGGAATACTTCTCTGTGGTCACCCTTATCATGCGGATCCTGAAATTAACCATGGTATAGCAGATATGATTACCGGGATGGGACTCGCCGTGCTGACAGAGGATTCTGTCTGCCATCTGGATCGCAGCGAAGGGGGTGTGGCGGTTGTTAATCAGTGGACCTACCATGCCCGCATGTACCGAGCAGCCCGCCTTGCCGCAGTCCGAACCGATCTAGAGCTTGTTCAACTAACTTCCTTCGGCTGTGGAATTGATGCGATTACATGTGATGCCGTACAAGACATTATGGAAAGACATAACAAAGTATATACGCTGATCAAAATCGATGAAATCAGCAACCTTGGCGCGGCGCGCATTCGGCTGCGTTCGCTGCTGGCAGCGATGCGTGAGCGGGAAAAAGGTAAGGTGCAGCCACAGAAGTCGCCTAAAGTACAGGTTAATGTTGCATTTACAAAGGAAATGAAAGAAACGTACACTATCCTTGCGCCGCAGATGTCGCCCATTCATTTTGAATTGTTTGAGCAGGTCTTCCGAGATGCGGGATACCGCCTCAAGATACTTGAGACCACCGGACCTAAAGAGACGGAAGAAGGTTTGAGATTTGTTAATAATGATGCGTGTTATCCCGCAATTGTAACGATTGGGCAGATTCTGTCGGCACTGAAGAGCGGGGATTATGATCCGAATCGTACTGCTGTGATCATGTCACAGACGGGCGGAGGTTGCCGGGCGACGAATTATATTTCTCTGCTGCGTAAAGCCCTAAAGGATTCTAACCTCGAACAAATTCCGGTAATTTCGCTTAATGCTTCTGGAATGGAGAATCAGCCAGGCTTCCGTATCAGTCTTAAGCTGGCGAATCGATTGATTGCTGCGGCTTGCTATGGTGACCTTATGATGCGGATGCTAAACCATTTTAGGCCGTATGAGGTTGTTCCAGGAAGTGCAGAAGTTCTATTCCGCAAAGGGATGGAGCGCAGCAAGGCTAGCTTATCCACCTTCTCGTTCCGAGAATACAAACACCTGATTCGCGAAATCGTTGCGGAATTCTGCAAGCTGCCCGTTACAGGAATTACGAAACCGAGAGTGGGGATTGTGGGAGAGATCCTAATTAAATTCCACCCGGATGCCAACAACCGCATCATCGAGAGGATTGAGGCTGAGGGCGGGGAAGCGGTAATGCCGGACTTCTTGGATTTCATCTTTTACTGCGTGTATAATCCGATCTACAAAGCCGAACAATTCGGCAAAAGCAAACGGCTGGGATACATTAATCCTATGCTGATCTCCTATCTGGAGATTTACCGTAAGCCGATTAAACTTGCGCTTGAGGACGCGGGACTGGCTAAAGGACGGGAGAATATTTATGGTCTTGCTGAGAAGGCCAGCCGACTAGTGTCCGTAGGAAATCAGATGGGTGAGGGATGGTTCCTGACCGCAGAAATGATGGATCTGTTGGATAATGGTGTGAATAATATTGCTTGTATTCAGCCGTTCGCCTGCTTGCCTAACCATATTACTGGACGAGGGATGATTAAGGGCCTTAAGGAATTATATCCGGGCGCGAATATCGTCGCCATTGATTATGATGCTGGAGTTAGTGTAGTTAACCAAGCGAATAGGATCAAGCTGATGATGTCGATTGCTAGCAGTCAGGAAGGGAATGCTTTATCTGATTTAGAACACTCAGTTAAACCTCTACAGCAGACCATACTTGAAGGCTCATTCAGCTTGACCTGA
- a CDS encoding glutamate-1-semialdehyde 2,1-aminomutase, with amino-acid sequence MNRSTSEQLYHEALQHIVGGVNSPSRSFKAVGGGAPVFMKRASGSHFWDEDGNEYIDYLQAYGPIITGHAHPHITKAITTAAENGVLYGTPTQLEIKLAKMLKEAIPSMDKVRFVNSGTEAVMTTIRVARAYTKRSKIVKFAGCYHGHSDLVLVAAGSGPSTLGIPDSAGVPSSIAQEVITVPFNDLDSLREALEKWGEDVAAVMVEPIVGNFGMVMPKPGFLEGLCKLAHDNSSLVIYDEVITAFRFHYGSTQTYAGLDNHEDITPDLTALGKIIGGGLPIGAYGGRKHVMEQVAPLGPAYQAGTMAGNPASISAGIACLEVLSAEGVYDEMERLAIRLVDGLQESADRHGIPLTINRIRGSFSTHFCNHPVTNYDEAQDTDGEVFGSFFRHMLNRGINLAPSKYEAWFLTTAHTDADIDATLIAAEESFRAMAAEK; translated from the coding sequence ATGAATCGTTCCACATCAGAGCAACTTTATCATGAAGCCCTTCAACATATCGTCGGAGGTGTGAACAGCCCTTCCCGTTCCTTCAAGGCCGTTGGCGGCGGCGCACCCGTATTTATGAAACGTGCCAGCGGATCTCACTTCTGGGATGAAGACGGCAACGAATATATAGATTATCTACAGGCTTATGGACCGATCATTACCGGCCATGCTCATCCTCACATTACGAAAGCAATTACCACTGCGGCAGAAAATGGTGTTCTTTACGGAACCCCAACCCAGCTCGAAATTAAGCTTGCTAAAATGCTAAAAGAAGCTATTCCATCTATGGATAAAGTACGGTTCGTCAATTCCGGCACAGAAGCGGTTATGACTACGATTCGTGTGGCTCGTGCTTATACAAAACGCAGCAAAATCGTAAAATTCGCTGGCTGCTACCACGGCCACTCCGATCTGGTGCTCGTAGCAGCAGGATCCGGACCTTCTACGCTTGGTATTCCAGATAGTGCCGGTGTTCCAAGCAGTATCGCACAGGAAGTAATCACTGTTCCTTTTAATGATCTGGATAGCCTACGAGAGGCACTAGAGAAATGGGGCGAAGATGTCGCCGCTGTAATGGTTGAACCGATCGTCGGTAATTTCGGTATGGTTATGCCTAAACCTGGTTTCCTCGAAGGGCTATGCAAATTGGCTCATGATAATAGCTCACTCGTTATTTATGACGAGGTCATTACCGCTTTCCGCTTCCACTATGGTTCCACACAAACGTATGCAGGGCTGGATAACCATGAAGACATTACTCCTGACCTTACAGCACTCGGCAAAATCATCGGTGGCGGCCTGCCTATCGGCGCTTATGGCGGACGTAAGCATGTAATGGAACAAGTAGCTCCACTCGGACCGGCCTACCAAGCCGGTACAATGGCAGGAAATCCTGCGTCCATTTCTGCCGGGATTGCCTGTCTGGAAGTTCTGAGTGCAGAAGGTGTATACGATGAGATGGAACGTCTTGCGATCCGTCTTGTCGACGGACTTCAGGAATCGGCAGACCGTCATGGCATCCCACTGACGATCAACCGTATCCGTGGCTCATTCTCTACTCATTTCTGTAATCATCCGGTGACGAATTATGACGAAGCTCAGGATACAGATGGCGAAGTGTTTGGCAGCTTCTTCCGGCATATGCTGAACCGAGGCATTAACCTTGCCCCTTCGAAGTATGAAGCTTGGTTCTTAACGACAGCACATACCGATGCGGATATCGATGCTACGCTTATTGCTGCTGAAGAATCATTCCGCGCTATGGCTGCTGAGAAATAA
- a CDS encoding stalk domain-containing protein, with protein MLSKWKRILAASTSSMLLLSVLIGVGAGSANAADTSATQDLGQDVFRIVALGDSITAGYEPGMKDVNTKPYGYAERLLEQGWYHGRSELTNYGILGLTTAGLRNYTGAIKDGSAITAEGIQSGLPDPRIDQFVKLTPQIASELKEADLITITIGGNDVSRLFLQVKELTDTDFESQLEQKLADYNMNVKVSLENLRAINPQATIILADQYQPAPKIALGAMYTKLMTAAAKFTDSADRVAASMNQEGAKVLVAHVAAKFAGSEGSLTHIIGAGQADFHPTQLGYETIAKVFAELQWGEYRIPTVAAMATDTVPMSIVVKGVELNTPNKPILRNGQNFLALKDILNAVGANGKWDNKTSSATIEYGGRTVVITIGSKFIKVNGQNVAIDTPAFLQKVGKEDKTYLPLAALATGLGFDVNYSSKLRTAFINP; from the coding sequence ATGCTAAGCAAGTGGAAAAGAATTTTAGCAGCTAGCACAAGCAGTATGCTTTTGTTATCTGTGCTGATTGGCGTAGGTGCCGGATCGGCAAATGCGGCTGACACGTCTGCAACACAAGACTTGGGTCAGGATGTCTTTCGCATCGTAGCTCTTGGCGATTCGATTACTGCTGGATACGAGCCAGGAATGAAGGATGTGAATACCAAGCCATACGGCTATGCGGAGCGACTGCTGGAGCAGGGTTGGTATCATGGCCGGAGCGAGCTTACCAATTATGGTATTCTAGGTCTGACCACTGCTGGATTACGTAATTACACAGGAGCCATCAAGGACGGCTCAGCGATTACAGCTGAAGGTATTCAGTCAGGTCTTCCAGATCCAAGGATAGACCAGTTCGTAAAGTTAACCCCGCAGATCGCATCAGAGTTAAAGGAAGCCGATCTGATTACGATTACAATTGGGGGGAATGATGTAAGCCGTCTTTTCTTACAGGTTAAGGAGTTGACGGATACAGATTTCGAATCTCAGCTGGAGCAGAAGCTAGCGGATTACAATATGAATGTGAAGGTAAGTCTTGAGAATCTTCGTGCGATAAATCCTCAAGCAACAATTATACTGGCTGACCAATATCAGCCTGCTCCTAAGATCGCTCTTGGTGCGATGTACACTAAATTGATGACCGCAGCAGCGAAATTTACGGATTCGGCAGATCGTGTGGCTGCAAGTATGAATCAAGAGGGAGCAAAGGTATTAGTAGCTCATGTTGCGGCAAAGTTTGCCGGCTCAGAGGGATCACTCACGCATATTATCGGGGCAGGACAAGCAGATTTTCACCCTACGCAGCTCGGATACGAGACCATTGCAAAAGTATTTGCTGAATTACAATGGGGGGAATACCGCATTCCCACTGTAGCTGCGATGGCTACGGACACTGTACCGATGTCGATTGTTGTAAAGGGCGTAGAGTTAAATACACCGAATAAGCCCATCCTTAGGAATGGTCAGAACTTCTTGGCGCTTAAAGATATCCTAAATGCCGTAGGAGCTAACGGAAAGTGGGATAATAAGACATCCAGTGCGACTATTGAATACGGTGGACGGACTGTTGTAATCACGATTGGAAGCAAATTTATTAAGGTTAATGGACAGAATGTAGCCATTGATACCCCTGCTTTTCTGCAAAAGGTAGGCAAAGAAGATAAAACTTATCTTCCCCTTGCCGCATTGGCGACCGGACTTGGATTCGATGTGAATTATAGTAGCAAACTGCGAACTGCTTTCATAAATCCATAA
- a CDS encoding inositol monophosphatase family protein produces the protein MSPLKPEGKKEREPYVVTSKGHTAVAINAAAKAGEWIKSRQGLVKELNTKTSAQDLVTEVDKGVEQMIRRLILTHYPDHAILGEEGVSPGAAAATAALEEAREHEYLWIVDPVDGTTNFVHGFPFYCVSIALVIRGELTVGVIYDPIRDEMFVAEKGKGAYMHGVPTSVSTENVFGDSLIAMGFPPDREFAQPVNMAGLQSILPQIRGIRAGGSAALHLAYVAAGRVDGYWEVGLSPWDCAAGVLLVLESGGRITDTLGRPYDIGTRHVVASNGHIHEYLVSSLKNAEATGYKL, from the coding sequence ATGAGTCCTTTAAAACCAGAGGGTAAGAAAGAACGTGAACCCTATGTTGTAACGAGCAAGGGACATACGGCGGTAGCCATTAATGCTGCTGCCAAAGCAGGAGAATGGATAAAGAGCAGACAGGGCCTGGTGAAGGAACTTAATACGAAAACATCAGCACAGGATCTGGTTACGGAAGTAGATAAAGGCGTTGAACAGATGATCCGCAGGTTGATCTTGACGCATTATCCAGACCATGCGATCCTCGGTGAGGAAGGCGTGTCTCCGGGAGCAGCAGCAGCAACCGCTGCACTGGAAGAAGCTCGTGAGCATGAATATCTGTGGATTGTAGATCCTGTAGATGGTACGACTAATTTTGTACACGGATTTCCTTTTTACTGTGTCTCCATTGCTTTAGTGATTCGTGGAGAATTAACGGTTGGTGTCATTTACGATCCGATTCGTGATGAAATGTTCGTCGCTGAAAAAGGTAAAGGAGCCTACATGCATGGTGTTCCAACCTCAGTCTCTACGGAGAACGTTTTTGGAGACAGTTTGATTGCTATGGGCTTTCCGCCAGATCGTGAATTTGCACAACCTGTGAATATGGCAGGACTGCAGAGCATTCTTCCACAGATTCGTGGTATTCGTGCAGGAGGTTCGGCTGCTCTACATTTGGCTTATGTGGCAGCAGGTCGGGTAGATGGATACTGGGAAGTAGGCTTAAGCCCTTGGGATTGTGCAGCCGGAGTGCTGCTTGTACTTGAATCAGGGGGCAGAATTACGGATACTCTTGGGCGTCCATACGATATTGGCACTCGTCATGTAGTAGCAAGTAATGGTCATATTCACGAATATTTGGTTTCGTCACTGAAGAATGCTGAAGCAACAGGATATAAGCTTTAG
- a CDS encoding LCP family protein, with product MPPRKKRHAKTGKSKKKPLLWTLAIILLLIIGGAIYFFTSIYTELGSMSNTENSPFKNAETVDVDTPEPPKWEGTEPVNILLMGVDARGVKKGEIPRSDTMLVASLDPVKKKISVFSILRDTYVPIPDHGEKRINSAIIYGPNTAMQTVSDLLGIPIQYYVYTDFQGFIKLVDAVGGVDYEVEKDMVYKTIADGPEYDIDLKKGYQHLDGNKALQYVRFRHDATSDFSRTERQRAFLKVVADKLIQTTSIIKLPNILSQVTPYIETNLSVNDMWKLATVGYDSTMGGSEQIPPMDLLKEETTSDGASVIGIRSEKKLKEFVQDTLNGPEPTPTPSPETTSNSNTSGTK from the coding sequence ATGCCACCTAGAAAGAAAAGGCACGCAAAGACTGGTAAGTCAAAAAAGAAACCGCTGCTTTGGACACTGGCCATTATACTCCTCCTTATTATCGGTGGGGCCATTTACTTCTTTACATCCATCTACACTGAGCTTGGAAGCATGTCGAACACCGAGAATTCACCATTCAAGAATGCTGAAACCGTTGATGTTGACACTCCAGAACCTCCAAAGTGGGAAGGTACAGAGCCTGTTAATATACTACTAATGGGCGTAGATGCCCGCGGTGTCAAGAAGGGGGAAATTCCTCGTTCCGATACAATGCTCGTCGCCTCACTTGATCCCGTGAAGAAGAAAATCAGCGTATTCTCAATTCTTAGAGACACTTACGTTCCGATTCCAGATCACGGCGAAAAACGTATTAATTCAGCTATCATTTATGGACCTAACACGGCGATGCAAACCGTAAGTGATCTGCTCGGCATCCCGATTCAATATTATGTCTACACGGACTTCCAGGGATTCATCAAGTTAGTAGATGCCGTTGGTGGTGTAGATTATGAAGTCGAGAAAGACATGGTGTACAAGACCATTGCAGACGGTCCCGAATATGACATTGATCTTAAAAAAGGATATCAGCATCTCGATGGTAATAAAGCCCTGCAATATGTACGTTTTCGACATGACGCTACCTCCGACTTCTCTCGGACCGAGCGCCAGCGTGCATTTCTCAAGGTTGTGGCTGACAAACTGATCCAGACCACATCCATCATCAAGCTACCGAATATCTTGTCTCAAGTTACGCCTTATATTGAAACCAATCTGTCAGTAAATGATATGTGGAAGCTGGCAACCGTTGGGTACGATAGCACCATGGGGGGGAGTGAGCAAATTCCGCCGATGGATCTGCTCAAGGAGGAGACCACCAGTGACGGAGCTTCCGTTATAGGCATTCGCAGTGAGAAGAAATTAAAGGAATTTGTTCAGGATACCTTAAATGGACCTGAGCCAACACCTACACCTTCACCAGAGACTACTTCAAATAGTAATACTAGCGGAACCAAGTAA
- the def gene encoding peptide deformylase, whose translation MDDIVREGHPVLRTVAGPVELPLQEEDRETLQCMLQFLKNSQDPEISEEYNLRSGVGLSANQIGLTKRMFVMYSMDERGRIVEHAWVNPKIISHSLTMVYLPESEGCLSVDRPVHGFVPRYESVKVKGYDLEGKEVVLKFKGYQAIIIQHEIDHLDGIMFYDRINKENPFKLPQGVEIRNLYE comes from the coding sequence ATGGATGATATTGTACGGGAAGGTCATCCCGTGCTTCGTACCGTAGCTGGGCCAGTAGAGCTTCCTTTACAGGAGGAGGATCGTGAGACTCTGCAATGTATGCTTCAGTTTCTGAAGAACAGTCAGGACCCGGAGATTTCCGAAGAATACAATTTACGCTCTGGCGTAGGTCTGTCAGCGAATCAAATCGGCCTTACGAAGCGTATGTTCGTGATGTATTCTATGGACGAAAGAGGGAGGATTGTAGAGCATGCTTGGGTTAACCCTAAGATCATCAGTCACTCACTAACCATGGTGTACTTACCGGAGAGCGAGGGGTGTCTGTCCGTTGATCGACCGGTGCATGGATTTGTACCAAGGTACGAATCTGTGAAGGTGAAGGGATATGATCTTGAGGGTAAGGAAGTGGTCCTTAAATTTAAGGGCTACCAAGCTATCATCATTCAGCATGAGATTGATCATCTCGATGGGATCATGTTCTACGACCGAATCAACAAGGAGAATCCATTCAAGCTTCCTCAGGGAGTGGAAATCCGTAACTTGTACGAATAA
- the bcp gene encoding thioredoxin-dependent thiol peroxidase encodes MLNPPISRRSGYNLNEVAIGQKVPNFTLPSSSGQEISLSDYLGRKVILYFYPKNMTPACTQEACEFRDAHDRITTLGAVVLGISPDPLASHMRFTEKNSLPFPLLSDEDHKVSEMFGVWQLKKLYGREFMGIVRTTFLIDEQGILVEEWRKVRVKGHVASTIAGISKS; translated from the coding sequence ATGCTCAATCCACCAATATCAAGAAGGAGTGGATATAACTTGAACGAAGTAGCTATTGGACAAAAAGTACCGAATTTCACCCTTCCGTCCTCCAGTGGGCAAGAGATTAGTTTAAGTGATTACCTGGGCCGAAAGGTCATTCTATATTTTTATCCTAAAAATATGACACCAGCCTGTACGCAGGAGGCCTGTGAATTCCGGGACGCGCATGACCGGATTACTACGCTTGGTGCGGTTGTTCTAGGTATCAGTCCAGATCCCTTGGCCTCGCATATGAGATTTACGGAGAAGAATAGTCTACCCTTTCCACTGTTGTCTGATGAGGATCATAAGGTCAGTGAAATGTTCGGTGTATGGCAGCTTAAGAAGCTCTATGGTAGAGAGTTCATGGGAATTGTACGTACTACTTTTCTGATTGATGAGCAGGGGATCTTAGTCGAAGAATGGCGGAAAGTACGAGTGAAAGGTCATGTAGCATCTACTATAGCAGGGATTTCCAAATCATAA